Proteins from a genomic interval of Zingiber officinale cultivar Zhangliang chromosome 2A, Zo_v1.1, whole genome shotgun sequence:
- the LOC122042378 gene encoding uncharacterized protein LOC122042378 gives MGLQWVILTGVVAAEALLAALVTLPAPRAIRSRIVALASFLLQPAASVLPFAAFQLLDIRWKNEHRLMCTSEICTIEERTRYEKSIFKAQRNVLLCISACLLYWCIFRICQYHKEIKELEETEKSLKEE, from the exons ATGGGATTGCAGTGGGTGATCTTGACGGGCGTGGTCGCCGCCGAGGCACTGTTGGCGGCTTTGGTGACTCTCCCTGCCCCGCGGGCCATCAGATCGCGGATTGTCGCGTTGGCGTCGTTCCTCCTCCAGCCCGCCGCGAGCGTCCTCCCTTTTGCTGCTTTTCAGCTCTTAG ATATACGTTGGAAAAACGAGCATCGTCTGATGTGCACCTCCGAGATCTGTACAATCGAGGAGAGGACTCGTTATGAGAAATCT ATATTTAAAGCACAGAGGAACGTTCTTCTCTGTATATCAGCATGCCTTCTTTATTG GTGTATCTTCCGGATTTGCCAATATCACAAGGAGATCAAGGAACTTGAAGAAACTGAGAAGAGTCTCAAGGAAGAGTAA